The window TCTCCCCATCTATCGAGCTCCAGAACTCCTCCTGAAGCTCATCAGAGCTCTTGGTTGTTCCGTCGAAGAGGTGCATCTCCGGTTTGGTGGGGTAATGTCCGGGGCTGTAGATCGATCCGAGCCGACCATAGAAGTAACTGTGGCTGAACCCCCTCCCGGGCCCGCCATGTGTCCATGACCAGTTACATATAAGGCCGTCTTCGAACTTCAGGATGGCGTGAACGGTATCCTCGACGGTCGAGGGGCCGTCGGAGTAGGCGATCCCGTTGAGGTTATCCACCACGGCGTAGACCTCCTCCACATCGCCGAAGATGAAACGGAGCATGTCGATGTAGTGCACACCCACGTCCAAAACCCATCCTCCGCCTCCCTTGAACAGATCGGCACGCCAGGGTTTCGGCGAGTTGATGGTGGGATTGCGCGGATCGATCCTTCCGGGGAATGAGACGGAGTGGGTGTATATCAACCTGGGATCACCGAGCATGCCGGATTTGAAAGCCCACCAGATGATCCTTGAGCAGACCCATCTTCTCACCTGCTCGGCCACGGCAAGTATCCTGCCGTTCCGTTCTGCCGCCTCGATCATCATCCTTCCCGCCCTCACGGTCACGGCAAGCGGCTTTTCGACGATCACGTCCACGCCGTTCTCCAGGCACTCGATCGCTATGGT is drawn from Candidatus Poribacteria bacterium and contains these coding sequences:
- a CDS encoding Gfo/Idh/MocA family oxidoreductase is translated as MDKVKIAIVGCGGMAGAHLNGYAALYRMGIEEFEIVATCDVVEGKAQAFAERAEGFQGTRPRVYRELDELLKSEEIDAVDTCPPHYLHHTIAIECLENGVDVIVEKPLAVTVRAGRMMIEAAERNGRILAVAEQVRRWVCSRIIWWAFKSGMLGDPRLIYTHSVSFPGRIDPRNPTINSPKPWRADLFKGGGGWVLDVGVHYIDMLRFIFGDVEEVYAVVDNLNGIAYSDGPSTVEDTVHAILKFEDGLICNWSWTHGGPGRGFSHSYFYGRLGSIYSPGHYPTKPEMHLFDGTTKSSDELQEEFWSSIDGETKERFFPKGITEGVAIELYDFIQAVKNRSRPEVDGWEGLKAQAVCDAFFESSALGQPVKVEDVLECKVERYQGPINEGNGI